One region of Candidatus Polarisedimenticolia bacterium genomic DNA includes:
- a CDS encoding Hsp20/alpha crystallin family protein gives MLGLTQYDPFRMTPPLDPFKEMRDMQTRFATLFNRLPLKKENGKEEFLGATEWMPPVDIVEDEKEYLIKAELPEIRKEDLKVTVQDGVLALTGERKFEKEEKGKKFHRVERAFGCFNRTFELPIDANTVKITAEFKDGLLKVHLPKSEDAKPRSVDVKIG, from the coding sequence ATGCTTGGACTCACTCAGTACGATCCGTTCCGCATGACACCGCCGCTGGATCCCTTCAAGGAGATGAGGGATATGCAGACGCGCTTCGCGACGCTGTTCAACCGCCTGCCGCTCAAGAAGGAGAACGGCAAGGAGGAGTTCCTCGGCGCGACGGAGTGGATGCCGCCGGTGGACATCGTCGAGGACGAGAAGGAGTATCTGATCAAGGCGGAGCTCCCCGAGATCCGCAAGGAAGATCTGAAAGTCACTGTTCAGGACGGGGTCCTGGCGTTGACGGGCGAGAGGAAGTTCGAGAAGGAGGAGAAGGGGAAGAAGTTCCATCGGGTGGAGCGGGCTTTCGGCTGCTTCAACCGCACCTTCGAGCTGCCGATTGACGCGAACACCGTGAAGATCACCGCGGAGTTCAAGGACGGGCTGCTGAAGGTCCATCTCCCCAAGAGCGAGGACGCGAAGCCGCGCTCGGTCGACGTTAAGATTGGTTGA
- a CDS encoding universal stress protein, with protein MRRKGTGKHEGNSDRPSILAGVDFSDASRKALDQALSLAREREAHLLILHVIDGEGLRETAPLAGVSEEVLQERLEKERRQRVEEVVAEARGRNGDAPCQVRIAWGRPFQEILRSGRENAVNLIVLGTAGRSADLERALFGSTAEKVLRAAPCPVLCVPAD; from the coding sequence ATGCGACGCAAAGGGACTGGGAAGCACGAAGGAAACAGTGATCGGCCCTCGATTCTGGCCGGCGTCGATTTCTCGGATGCGAGCCGCAAGGCGCTGGACCAGGCCCTGTCCCTTGCTCGGGAGCGTGAGGCCCACCTCCTCATCCTCCACGTCATCGACGGAGAGGGATTGAGAGAGACCGCTCCTTTGGCCGGCGTCTCCGAGGAGGTCCTGCAGGAGAGGCTGGAAAAGGAGCGGCGGCAAAGGGTCGAGGAGGTGGTGGCGGAAGCGCGGGGCAGGAATGGCGACGCCCCTTGCCAGGTCCGTATTGCATGGGGGCGCCCGTTCCAGGAGATCTTGAGGAGCGGCAGGGAGAATGCCGTCAACCTCATCGTCCTGGGCACGGCCGGGCGCTCGGCGGATTTGGAGCGGGCTCTATTCGGCAGCACTGCGGAAAAAGTGCTGCGCGCCGCACCCTGCCCCGTCCTCTGCGTGCCGGCCGACTGA
- the gap gene encoding type I glyceraldehyde-3-phosphate dehydrogenase: MTVRVGINGFGRIGRLFLRAAKSAGKMFNFVAINDLADTKQMALLLKYDSIHGPYPGRVQTEGTDLIVDEDRIQTRQVTDKREGDPFPFPWGEVGADIVVEATGIFRRKGELERHLGAGAKKVVLTVPAKDPLDATIVMGVNDKTLKPTDRLVSNSSCTTNCAAPVARVLQDLYGIREGFLTTVHAYTNDQRLFDYPHKDPRRGRMAPVSIVPTSTGAAKALGLVIPELQGKLEGLAFRVPVPSGSVVDLTVITEKRPAVEEIHAAMKQAAAGPMRGILQFTQDPIVSADVIGNPHSSIYDSLLTQVPQEDMVKVIAWYDNEWGYAMRLVELVEKLASLN; this comes from the coding sequence ATGACGGTCCGCGTGGGAATCAACGGTTTCGGGCGAATCGGCAGGCTGTTCCTCAGGGCGGCGAAGAGCGCCGGCAAGATGTTCAACTTCGTGGCGATCAACGACCTGGCCGACACGAAACAGATGGCGCTGCTGCTGAAGTACGACTCGATTCATGGACCCTATCCGGGGCGCGTGCAGACCGAAGGCACCGATCTGATCGTCGATGAGGACCGCATCCAGACGCGGCAGGTCACCGACAAGCGCGAAGGCGACCCGTTTCCTTTTCCGTGGGGGGAGGTGGGCGCCGACATCGTGGTCGAGGCCACCGGGATCTTCCGGCGCAAAGGGGAGCTGGAGCGGCACCTGGGGGCGGGAGCGAAGAAGGTAGTCCTGACGGTGCCGGCCAAGGACCCGCTGGACGCCACCATTGTCATGGGAGTCAACGACAAGACCCTCAAGCCGACCGACCGGCTGGTGTCGAACTCGTCGTGCACGACCAATTGCGCTGCGCCGGTGGCCCGCGTGCTGCAGGATCTGTACGGCATCCGTGAGGGCTTCCTGACCACGGTTCATGCGTATACCAATGACCAGCGGCTGTTCGACTATCCCCACAAGGATCCACGACGCGGGCGCATGGCTCCCGTGAGCATCGTGCCCACTTCCACGGGGGCGGCCAAGGCGCTGGGGCTGGTGATTCCGGAGCTGCAGGGAAAGCTCGAGGGGCTCGCCTTCCGCGTCCCGGTCCCGTCCGGGTCGGTCGTGGACCTCACGGTCATCACCGAGAAGCGCCCCGCAGTGGAGGAGATCCACGCGGCGATGAAGCAGGCCGCCGCGGGGCCGATGCGCGGCATCCTGCAATTCACCCAGGATCCGATCGTCTCCGCCGACGTCATCGGCAATCCGCACTCGTCGATCTATGACAGTCTCCTGACGCAGGTGCCGCAGGAGGACATGGTCAAGGTGATCGCCTGGTACGACAACGAGTGGGGCTACGCCATGCGCCTCGTCGAGCTCGTCGAGAAGCTCGCCTCCCTGAACTGA
- a CDS encoding Hsp20/alpha crystallin family protein → MSSLTPYDPFRRSMSRFDRELRDMQNRFTSLFHRVPMRGDSEEESVATAQWTPPVDIVEDEREYLIKADLPEIRKEDVRVTVQDGVLSISGERRFETEEKGRRFHRVERAFGSFNRTFVVPTDADPEEVTAEFTDGLLQVHLPKSEQAKPRSIEVKVGAGSSSSRETGRSSGLSDEQRSREKRGKMSASDVSESQSTR, encoded by the coding sequence ATGAGCTCACTCACTCCGTACGATCCATTCCGGCGTTCCATGTCTCGGTTCGACAGGGAGCTGCGCGACATGCAGAACCGCTTTACCAGCCTGTTCCACCGCGTCCCGATGCGCGGCGACAGCGAAGAAGAGTCGGTGGCGACCGCTCAGTGGACGCCCCCGGTGGATATCGTCGAGGACGAAAGGGAATACTTGATCAAGGCGGATCTTCCCGAGATCCGCAAGGAAGACGTCAGAGTCACCGTTCAGGATGGGGTCTTGAGCATTTCGGGGGAGAGGAGGTTCGAGACGGAGGAGAAAGGGCGTCGCTTCCATCGGGTAGAGCGCGCCTTCGGGTCCTTCAACCGGACCTTCGTGGTGCCTACGGACGCCGACCCCGAGGAAGTCACGGCCGAGTTCACCGACGGCCTCTTGCAGGTGCATCTCCCCAAGAGCGAGCAGGCCAAGCCGCGCTCCATCGAGGTGAAAGTCGGCGCCGGAAGCTCGAGCTCGCGGGAGACGGGACGCTCCAGCGGCCTCTCCGATGAGCAGCGCAGCCGTGAGAAGCGCGGCAAGATGAGCGCGAGCGACGTCAGCGAGAGCCAGTCCACCCGCTAA
- a CDS encoding SRPBCC family protein, producing MKYTFELEIDRPRQRVVELFDNPDNLMKWMPDLIRFEPVSGVPGQVDAQSRLTFRTPAGELEMLETVTARNLPHELSGVYETKMGVSRITNRFVESGGKTRWIADTDFQGVGAMKLMALAMGSAIRSQTEKVMRRFKEFAESQPV from the coding sequence GTGAAGTACACCTTTGAGCTGGAGATCGACCGGCCGCGGCAGCGCGTGGTGGAGCTGTTCGACAATCCCGATAACTTGATGAAGTGGATGCCCGATTTGATCCGCTTCGAGCCGGTGTCGGGCGTGCCGGGGCAGGTTGACGCCCAATCGCGCCTCACCTTCCGGACACCAGCCGGAGAGCTGGAGATGCTGGAGACAGTGACCGCGCGCAATCTCCCGCACGAGCTTTCAGGCGTCTACGAGACGAAGATGGGGGTGAGCCGGATCACCAACCGCTTCGTGGAAAGCGGCGGGAAGACCCGCTGGATCGCGGACACCGACTTCCAAGGTGTCGGCGCCATGAAGCTGATGGCCCTGGCGATGGGCAGCGCGATCCGCTCCCAGACCGAAAAGGTGATGCGGCGATTCAAGGAGTTCGCCGAGTCACAGCCCGTCTGA
- a CDS encoding RNA polymerase sigma factor RpoD/SigA: MNLSRSRSRPAMAAYISEIRRFPLLSVEAEQSVAMRYRDAESLEDLHTLVQSNLKFVIRIASQYRGGLLSMEDLVAEGNLGLLRAARRYDPRRGNRFLSCAIWWIRKAILDALENRAALIRLPRHRTDQIQRARRVRGELSGRLGRRPDREEIGRELGVPPGEVAALETSSPRHLSLDSPTGAESRTLADILPDPKSELPDEVLFRREERERVRRALSRLGSREFRILSRRFGLDGRGGMTLQEMGDELGVSREAVRQLESRARSKLLRFLAQEAACRETEARVRRAVTRRTP; encoded by the coding sequence ATGAATCTCTCGCGCTCCCGCTCCCGTCCCGCCATGGCCGCCTACATCTCCGAAATCCGGCGCTTCCCCCTGCTCTCCGTGGAAGCGGAGCAGTCGGTGGCGATGCGCTACCGCGATGCCGAATCGCTGGAGGATCTGCACACCCTCGTGCAGTCGAACCTGAAGTTCGTGATCCGGATCGCGAGCCAGTATCGCGGCGGGCTTCTCTCGATGGAGGACCTGGTGGCGGAAGGGAACCTGGGGCTGCTGCGCGCCGCGCGGCGCTACGATCCGCGGCGTGGCAACCGCTTTCTCTCCTGCGCCATCTGGTGGATCCGCAAGGCAATCCTGGATGCGCTGGAGAACCGTGCGGCGCTCATCCGCCTCCCGCGCCATCGCACCGACCAGATCCAGCGGGCGCGCCGGGTACGAGGCGAGCTTTCTGGCAGGCTGGGGCGGCGTCCGGACCGCGAGGAGATCGGCCGCGAGCTGGGAGTGCCGCCCGGCGAGGTGGCGGCGCTGGAAACGTCGTCGCCCCGGCACCTGTCGCTGGATTCGCCCACCGGAGCGGAGTCGCGAACCCTGGCGGACATCCTTCCCGACCCGAAATCCGAGCTTCCGGATGAGGTCCTGTTTCGCAGGGAGGAGCGCGAACGAGTGCGCCGGGCGCTGAGCCGCCTCGGGAGCCGCGAGTTTCGAATCCTGTCGCGCCGCTTCGGGTTGGATGGACGGGGCGGGATGACGTTGCAGGAAATGGGAGACGAGCTGGGAGTCTCGCGCGAGGCGGTGCGCCAGCTGGAATCGCGCGCTCGCTCGAAGCTGCTGCGCTTCCTGGCGCAGGAAGCTGCCTGCCGCGAAACCGAGGCGCGCGTCAGACGGGCTGTGACTCGGCGAACTCCTTGA
- a CDS encoding M28 family peptidase, which translates to MTRRALPVSLVTAGAVCIAILAAAAPVASRLWAKSSTTGDTPSATELAHDFQRGVDTLASDAMEGRGLETQGIRKAADWIEAELRKGGLKPAFGDSYRQPFKVKVGVKLAGNNRLEGMAREAWTPLGFSSPGAFSGELAFVGYGIEAPSIGYREMEGMDLKGKVVLMLRYEPQEKDDASPFDGKKPSRFSGMRYKVLQARERGAAAVIFTTGPLQDEEKDKVPALANDGPESPAGLPVLQVRTSVAQNWLRGAGIDLAKFQKDVDSDLTPRSREKIGVTVSGEIGLTAVYADAWNLGGMMPGRGALAGETVVVGAHYDHLGYGGQGSMRPNEHAIHNGADDNASGTVAAIQIARLLQGELKESQSRRALMVVLFSGEEVGLAGSSQFVQKPPINLAGIAAMINLDMVGRLRDGALVALGAETAPEWRAILEEASTEVPGLKVSSSGDGYGPSDQTSFYASGIPVIHLFTGSHQEYHTPEDDPKTTNSQGAAVVERFAAAVLERVMEAPARLTYVRTSAGPAMAGDSRGYGAYLGTIPDYRAMESASGGVLLSDVRKGGPADLAGIRGSDRIVEMAGTRIENLYDMTYALQDHKPGETVDVAVMRQDRRLVLHATLGDRATLSKEPPSPSPSVASQPATPGAPSAASPAKTDPAAVGAAPAPPERKGVDPYYKERPGKDFAIGAGKPFNKPIARETHFKEIRQLTFGGENAEGYFSPDGKRLIFQATVPGAECDQEYLLDLATGNVKRVSSGKGRTTCGYFDYPEADRIVYATTEGAGPACPPRPDFSKGYVWALYDSFDIVEALPDGTETRRLTTTPGYDAEMTWCPRGGKMVFTSVRDGDLDLYLMDEEGTVRRLTNQTGYDGGAFFSPDCSEIVWRASRPEGEELTEYQSLLSKGLIRPHSLEIYRMKADGTGIHRLTSNGAANFCPTFTADGSRILYASNAGSDDGREFELYLMGRDGGEPEQITFSPGFDGFPHFSPDGSWIVWASNRADPNSHQTNLFIARWVE; encoded by the coding sequence ATGACTCGAAGAGCACTTCCCGTGTCCCTCGTGACGGCTGGTGCGGTCTGCATCGCCATCCTGGCGGCCGCCGCCCCGGTCGCCTCTCGATTGTGGGCCAAGTCATCCACTACCGGTGATACGCCCTCGGCCACGGAGCTCGCCCACGATTTTCAGCGCGGCGTGGACACGCTCGCTTCGGACGCGATGGAGGGGAGAGGGCTGGAGACTCAAGGAATCCGCAAGGCGGCCGACTGGATCGAGGCCGAGCTGCGCAAGGGAGGCCTCAAGCCGGCCTTTGGAGATTCCTACCGCCAGCCCTTCAAGGTGAAGGTGGGCGTCAAGCTGGCGGGAAACAACCGGCTGGAGGGAATGGCGCGGGAGGCCTGGACGCCGCTCGGCTTCTCGAGCCCGGGCGCTTTCTCGGGCGAGCTGGCCTTCGTGGGTTACGGTATCGAGGCGCCATCCATCGGCTATCGCGAGATGGAGGGGATGGATCTCAAGGGGAAGGTCGTCCTCATGCTGCGCTACGAGCCGCAGGAGAAGGATGATGCTTCGCCCTTCGACGGCAAGAAGCCCAGCCGCTTTTCCGGAATGCGCTACAAGGTGCTGCAGGCACGCGAGCGCGGCGCCGCGGCCGTGATCTTCACCACGGGCCCTCTGCAGGACGAGGAGAAGGACAAGGTGCCCGCGCTTGCCAATGACGGGCCCGAAAGCCCGGCGGGCCTGCCGGTCCTGCAGGTCAGGACGTCGGTGGCACAGAACTGGCTGCGCGGGGCCGGAATCGACCTGGCGAAGTTCCAGAAGGACGTGGATAGCGATCTGACGCCCCGATCCCGGGAGAAGATCGGGGTCACCGTCAGCGGCGAGATCGGGTTGACGGCCGTCTATGCCGACGCCTGGAACCTGGGGGGAATGATGCCGGGGCGCGGCGCCCTGGCGGGCGAGACGGTGGTCGTTGGGGCGCACTACGACCATCTCGGCTACGGCGGGCAAGGATCGATGCGGCCCAACGAGCACGCCATCCACAACGGCGCCGACGACAACGCCTCCGGCACCGTCGCGGCAATCCAGATCGCGCGGCTGCTGCAAGGGGAGCTGAAGGAATCGCAGAGCCGTCGGGCGCTGATGGTGGTTCTCTTTTCCGGCGAGGAGGTTGGCCTTGCCGGATCCTCCCAATTCGTGCAGAAGCCCCCGATCAATCTCGCCGGGATCGCGGCGATGATCAACCTGGACATGGTGGGCCGTCTGAGGGACGGCGCGCTCGTGGCGCTCGGGGCAGAGACCGCTCCCGAGTGGCGCGCCATCCTGGAGGAAGCCTCGACCGAGGTCCCGGGGTTGAAGGTGAGCAGCAGCGGCGACGGCTACGGCCCATCCGACCAGACCAGCTTCTACGCGTCCGGGATCCCGGTGATCCATCTCTTCACCGGATCGCACCAGGAGTATCACACGCCCGAGGACGATCCCAAGACAACCAACTCCCAGGGAGCCGCGGTGGTGGAGCGCTTCGCAGCCGCGGTCCTGGAGCGTGTCATGGAGGCACCCGCCCGGCTGACCTATGTGCGCACCAGCGCGGGGCCGGCGATGGCCGGCGACAGCCGCGGGTATGGCGCCTACCTGGGGACGATCCCCGACTATCGGGCGATGGAATCGGCATCGGGCGGCGTCCTCCTGTCGGACGTCCGCAAGGGAGGCCCGGCGGACCTTGCGGGAATCCGCGGCAGCGACCGGATCGTCGAGATGGCCGGGACGCGCATCGAGAACCTCTACGACATGACGTACGCGCTGCAGGACCACAAGCCGGGAGAAACGGTCGATGTTGCCGTCATGCGTCAGGATCGCCGGCTCGTGCTGCATGCCACGCTCGGAGATCGCGCGACGCTCTCGAAGGAACCCCCCTCTCCTTCGCCGAGCGTCGCTTCGCAGCCAGCGACGCCGGGTGCGCCTTCCGCGGCGTCTCCCGCGAAGACCGATCCGGCCGCCGTCGGTGCAGCTCCGGCGCCGCCCGAGCGCAAGGGTGTCGATCCCTACTACAAGGAGCGCCCCGGAAAAGACTTCGCCATCGGCGCCGGCAAGCCGTTCAACAAGCCGATCGCCCGAGAGACCCACTTCAAGGAGATCCGCCAGCTCACCTTCGGCGGAGAGAACGCGGAAGGCTACTTCAGCCCCGACGGCAAGCGCCTGATCTTCCAGGCGACCGTCCCGGGCGCCGAATGCGATCAGGAATACCTCCTCGACCTGGCGACGGGCAACGTGAAGCGCGTCTCCAGCGGCAAGGGGCGCACGACCTGCGGCTACTTCGACTACCCCGAAGCCGACCGCATCGTCTACGCAACTACCGAAGGCGCGGGGCCGGCCTGCCCGCCGAGGCCCGATTTCTCGAAGGGCTACGTCTGGGCGCTGTACGACAGCTTCGACATCGTCGAGGCGCTGCCGGACGGAACGGAAACGCGCCGGCTCACGACGACGCCGGGCTACGATGCCGAGATGACCTGGTGCCCGCGTGGCGGCAAGATGGTCTTCACCTCCGTGCGCGACGGCGACCTCGATCTCTACCTGATGGACGAGGAAGGAACGGTACGCCGCCTCACGAACCAGACCGGCTATGACGGCGGCGCCTTTTTCAGTCCCGATTGCTCCGAGATTGTCTGGCGCGCCAGCCGCCCCGAGGGGGAGGAGCTGACGGAGTACCAGTCGCTGCTCTCGAAGGGGCTGATTCGACCGCACTCGCTCGAGATCTACCGCATGAAGGCGGATGGTACGGGAATCCACCGCCTCACGTCGAACGGCGCGGCCAACTTCTGTCCCACCTTCACGGCGGACGGCAGCCGCATCCTGTACGCTTCGAACGCCGGAAGCGATGACGGGCGCGAGTTCGAGCTCTACCTGATGGGAAGAGATGGAGGGGAGCCGGAGCAGATCACCTTCAGCCCCGGCTTCGATGGCTTTCCACACTTCAGTCCGGACGGGAGCTGGATCGTCTGGGCTTCTAACCGCGCCGACCCCAACTCCCACCAGACCAACTTATTCATTGCGCGTTGGGTGGAATAA
- a CDS encoding ATP-binding protein translates to MPRSSRRFDPSEGLALLGDLVASLPPTAGEEEVCDQGLRIAMKGLGATGGAILLQSGNGGEPWLAASAGEAAPLLPWRKPAPEALEVGESGGECRLALALPGRGSAIGTILLRLQGWDPRAAPFITALVRALASALDASKKMDESRLQGELLARRNVELETLRELGDRIQAKSTDQEILDAALQLLLRKMGLEAGWIFWGESRRGTLELAACRGIQERFVRQAREVGIGPCMCQDVFTTGKLRVARNTLECPRLPDLLPDRSCTSHACIPLKFERGIEGVLNIAGRAGAAFSEQELKFLETVGGQICLAVDKARSTRSEMRKIKEVQEALERMRSAQDGMMRAERLAAVGTLAAGLAHEVRNPLNSINLQLVLLARRLEKLDAAQKEQMWSYIEAARKEIARLDDLVGEFLSLSSLDRVSMAASRPDEIVQEVLELMAPVAEQAGVQVSSEYEGPFAPFRLDREKIKQVLVNLLRNAVEAMAQGGRLMVTTSMRDGNLSIEVADTGPGIPPGRNVFDFFVTTKKGGTGLGLPIARQIVEAHGGKLAYRSRVGGGTVFSVVLGTREET, encoded by the coding sequence GTGCCCCGCTCTTCTCGTCGCTTCGATCCCTCGGAGGGGCTGGCTCTCCTGGGAGACCTGGTCGCGTCCCTGCCCCCGACGGCGGGGGAAGAGGAAGTCTGCGATCAAGGGCTGCGTATCGCCATGAAAGGTCTCGGCGCCACCGGAGGGGCGATCCTGCTTCAGTCCGGCAACGGCGGCGAGCCGTGGCTGGCTGCCTCGGCGGGTGAGGCGGCGCCGCTCCTACCGTGGCGAAAGCCGGCGCCCGAAGCTCTCGAGGTCGGCGAGTCGGGGGGGGAGTGCCGCCTGGCGCTGGCGCTTCCGGGGCGAGGCAGTGCCATCGGGACGATCCTGCTGCGCCTGCAGGGTTGGGATCCGCGCGCGGCTCCCTTCATCACGGCGCTCGTCAGGGCCCTGGCCTCCGCATTGGACGCTTCGAAGAAGATGGACGAGAGCCGCCTGCAGGGAGAGCTGCTGGCGCGACGCAACGTCGAGCTGGAGACACTGCGCGAGCTGGGAGATCGGATCCAGGCCAAGTCGACCGACCAGGAGATTCTGGACGCGGCGCTGCAGCTCCTGCTGCGCAAGATGGGTCTGGAGGCCGGATGGATCTTCTGGGGGGAGTCGCGCCGCGGCACGCTGGAGCTGGCCGCCTGCCGGGGGATCCAGGAGCGCTTCGTGCGCCAGGCGCGCGAGGTCGGCATCGGACCCTGCATGTGCCAGGACGTCTTCACCACCGGCAAGCTGCGTGTGGCGCGCAACACGCTCGAGTGCCCGCGCCTCCCCGATCTGCTCCCCGATCGGAGCTGCACCAGCCACGCCTGCATTCCGCTCAAGTTCGAGCGCGGCATCGAGGGCGTCCTGAACATCGCCGGTCGCGCCGGCGCCGCCTTCTCGGAGCAGGAGCTGAAGTTCCTGGAGACCGTCGGCGGGCAGATCTGCCTGGCGGTGGACAAGGCCCGCTCGACGCGCTCGGAGATGCGCAAGATTAAAGAAGTGCAGGAGGCGCTCGAGCGGATGCGCTCGGCCCAGGACGGGATGATGCGCGCCGAGCGGCTGGCCGCGGTGGGAACGCTTGCCGCCGGGCTGGCACACGAGGTGCGCAACCCGCTCAACTCGATCAACCTGCAGCTCGTCCTGCTTGCACGGCGCCTGGAAAAGCTGGATGCGGCGCAGAAAGAGCAGATGTGGAGTTACATCGAAGCGGCGCGCAAGGAGATCGCGCGGCTGGACGACCTGGTGGGAGAGTTCCTGTCGCTGTCGAGCCTCGACCGGGTTTCCATGGCCGCCAGCCGGCCCGACGAGATCGTCCAGGAGGTTCTGGAGCTGATGGCGCCGGTGGCCGAGCAGGCGGGGGTGCAGGTGAGCTCCGAGTACGAGGGTCCCTTTGCTCCGTTCCGCCTGGATCGGGAGAAGATCAAGCAGGTCCTCGTCAACCTTCTTCGCAACGCGGTGGAGGCGATGGCGCAAGGAGGCCGCCTCATGGTGACGACTTCGATGCGCGACGGCAACCTGAGTATCGAAGTGGCCGACACCGGCCCGGGCATTCCGCCGGGGCGCAATGTCTTCGATTTCTTCGTGACCACTAAGAAGGGCGGGACAGGGCTCGGCCTGCCGATTGCCCGGCAGATCGTCGAGGCGCACGGCGGCAAGCTGGCATACCGAAGCCGGGTGGGCGGGGGCACCGTCTTCTCGGTCGTGCTTGGGACGCGGGAGGAGACATGA
- a CDS encoding sigma-54 dependent transcriptional regulator, protein MIQEGEDQAGGRGRLVIADDEAAARTSLGQILTEDGFQVALAADGEEALLKVANEQPDVLLTDLRMPGMDGQELLARVRQAYPEVAVVIMTAHGTIRSAVQALRQGAEDYLTKPVDVEEVELLLDQILKRRRLQAETRLLRERLDEKYRFENIIGRSPEMVEVFRMVEQVAPTQASVLITGESGTGKELIAQAIHQRSPRRDAPFVKVSCAALPETLLESELFGHERGAFTGALARRAGRFEIAARGTVFLDEVGDIPLGMQVKLLRFLQERQFERLGGNQTLTVDVRVLAATHRDLGVLIKEGKFRDDLYYRLNVIEVGLPPLRARSHDIPLLADFFVKQYASRNGKPVPEVPDETLAALIGYSWPGNVRELEHALERAVILDRRGILDLALFPGLPRPAERKPEERAIPPSGRTMEEIEREAILRTLESVGGSTSRAAAILRLSARTIQYKLKQYRSTSVSGSAPKAAPEPGLEKERS, encoded by the coding sequence ATGATCCAGGAAGGCGAAGACCAGGCGGGAGGACGGGGGCGGTTGGTGATAGCGGACGACGAGGCCGCCGCGCGGACCTCGCTCGGACAGATCCTCACCGAGGACGGCTTCCAGGTGGCGCTGGCGGCGGACGGGGAAGAGGCGCTGCTGAAGGTGGCCAACGAGCAGCCCGACGTGCTGCTGACCGACCTGCGTATGCCGGGGATGGACGGGCAGGAGCTGCTGGCGCGCGTGCGCCAGGCCTATCCCGAGGTGGCGGTGGTCATCATGACGGCGCACGGGACCATCCGCAGCGCCGTGCAGGCGCTGCGCCAGGGCGCCGAGGACTATCTCACCAAGCCGGTCGACGTGGAGGAGGTCGAGCTGCTGCTGGATCAGATCCTCAAGCGCCGCCGGCTGCAGGCGGAGACGCGGCTCCTGCGCGAGCGGCTGGACGAGAAGTACCGCTTCGAGAACATCATCGGCCGCAGCCCGGAGATGGTGGAAGTCTTCCGCATGGTGGAGCAGGTGGCGCCCACCCAGGCCTCGGTCCTGATCACCGGCGAGAGCGGCACCGGAAAGGAGCTGATCGCGCAGGCGATCCACCAGCGCTCGCCGCGCCGCGACGCTCCCTTCGTCAAGGTCTCCTGCGCCGCGCTGCCGGAGACGCTGCTGGAGAGCGAGCTGTTCGGCCACGAGCGGGGCGCTTTCACCGGGGCGCTGGCGCGTCGCGCCGGTCGCTTCGAGATCGCCGCCCGCGGGACCGTGTTCCTGGACGAGGTGGGGGACATTCCGCTGGGGATGCAGGTGAAGCTCCTGCGCTTCCTGCAGGAGCGTCAGTTCGAGCGCCTCGGGGGCAACCAGACCCTGACGGTCGACGTGCGAGTGCTGGCGGCCACCCACCGCGACCTGGGCGTGCTGATCAAGGAGGGAAAGTTCCGCGACGATCTCTACTACCGGCTCAACGTGATCGAGGTCGGCCTGCCGCCGCTGCGGGCCCGTTCCCACGACATCCCGCTGCTGGCCGATTTCTTCGTGAAGCAGTACGCGTCGCGCAACGGCAAGCCGGTGCCCGAGGTCCCCGACGAGACGCTCGCCGCGCTGATCGGCTATTCCTGGCCCGGCAATGTGCGCGAGCTGGAGCACGCGCTGGAGCGCGCCGTGATCCTGGACCGCCGGGGAATTCTCGACCTGGCCTTGTTCCCGGGGCTGCCGCGTCCGGCCGAGAGAAAACCGGAGGAGCGGGCCATCCCTCCTTCGGGCCGCACCATGGAGGAGATCGAGCGGGAAGCCATCCTGAGGACCCTGGAGTCGGTGGGAGGGTCGACCTCGCGTGCCGCCGCAATCTTGAGGCTCAGCGCGCGCACGATCCAGTATAAGCTCAAGCAGTATCGATCCACGAGCGTCTCGGGATCGGCGCCAAAGGCGGCGCCCGAACCCGGGCTGGAGAAGGAGAGGTCATGA